A portion of the Staphylococcus felis genome contains these proteins:
- a CDS encoding NAD(P)H-dependent glycerol-3-phosphate dehydrogenase, translating to MTNVTVFGTGSFGTALANVLADNGHNTLMWGKTLNTVNEINEKHTNHSYLPDVTLNTKIAATNQLETAVQHSDIYLIALPTKAIREVTQQIDSLLTTQKYFIHVAKGIENETFKRVSEILAECISPNNNAGIGVLSGPSHAEEVVLKQPTTVAASSSNKELRQLIQDLFMTDYLRVYTNDDLVGVELGGALKNIIAIASGVLVGLGYGDNAKAALITRGLAEITRLGVKLGADPLTFQGLGGIGDLIVTCTSTHSRNFTLGYQLGKGKTLQDILDEMNMVAEGVNTTQSVYNLSKKVNVEMPITEALYRVLFENKPVAEEVKCLMGRTKKSE from the coding sequence ATGACTAACGTAACTGTATTTGGAACTGGGAGTTTTGGCACAGCGTTAGCAAATGTTTTAGCTGACAATGGCCACAATACTTTAATGTGGGGTAAAACATTAAATACAGTCAATGAAATTAATGAAAAGCACACGAATCATTCGTATTTACCTGATGTTACACTAAACACAAAAATTGCTGCAACAAATCAACTTGAAACAGCTGTTCAACATTCTGATATTTATCTTATAGCTCTACCAACTAAAGCTATACGCGAAGTCACACAGCAAATTGATTCACTATTAACAACTCAAAAATACTTTATACATGTTGCAAAAGGTATCGAAAACGAAACCTTCAAACGTGTATCCGAAATTTTAGCTGAATGTATTAGCCCTAATAATAATGCCGGTATTGGCGTTTTATCAGGACCTAGTCATGCAGAAGAAGTTGTTTTAAAACAACCAACGACTGTAGCTGCTTCATCAAGTAATAAGGAACTGCGTCAACTTATACAAGATTTATTTATGACCGACTACTTACGTGTATACACAAATGATGATTTAGTCGGCGTCGAATTAGGTGGCGCACTAAAAAATATTATCGCTATTGCAAGTGGCGTATTAGTAGGCCTTGGATATGGCGATAATGCAAAAGCAGCACTTATCACACGTGGTTTAGCCGAAATAACGAGATTAGGTGTCAAACTCGGTGCTGATCCGCTTACATTCCAAGGATTAGGTGGAATTGGGGACCTTATCGTAACTTGTACCTCGACGCATTCTCGTAACTTTACATTAGGCTATCAATTAGGGAAAGGGAAAACATTACAAGATATTTTAGATGAAATGAATATGGTAGCTGAAGGTGTAAACACAACCCAATCAGTATATAATTTATCAAAAAAAGTAAATGTGGAAATGCCTATTACAGAAGCACTTTATCGTGTATTATTTGAAAATAAACCTGTAGCCGAAGAAGTAAAATGCTTAATGGGACGCACTAAAAAATCTGAATAA
- a CDS encoding HU family DNA-binding protein encodes MNKTDLINAVAEQADLTKKEAGQAVDAVFESIQKSLAKGEKVQLIGFGNFEVRERAARKGRNPQTGKEIDIPASKVPAFKAGKALKDAVK; translated from the coding sequence ATGAACAAAACTGACTTAATCAACGCAGTAGCTGAACAAGCTGATTTAACTAAAAAAGAAGCTGGACAAGCTGTTGATGCTGTTTTTGAATCAATTCAAAAATCATTAGCTAAAGGTGAAAAAGTACAATTAATCGGCTTTGGTAACTTCGAGGTACGTGAACGTGCTGCACGTAAAGGACGTAACCCTCAAACTGGAAAAGAAATCGACATTCCAGCAAGTAAAGTCCCTGCATTCAAAGCAGGTAAAGCATTAAAAGACGCGGTTAAGTAA
- a CDS encoding asparaginase: MKKLLVIHTGGTISMSEDESNTVSTNSTNPIATHQDIIKKYALIDEVMPFNVPSPHITINHVKTLKSVIENQQNSKHYDGFIITHGTDTLEETAFLLDLTLSTTKPVILTGAMRSSNEIGSDGLYNFISAIRVAITDEANHKGVMVVFNDEIHTARNVTKTHTSNTNTFQSPNHGPLGIITKFGIQFHHQPNPHRHLQNINPELNIALVKAHMGMESEILEYYAEKEIDGLIVEALGQGNIPPAALKGLNACLKKKIPIVVVSRSFNGIVSPVYAYDGGGNDLYQKGVIFSNGLNGPKARLKLLVALSNQFHKEDLARYFYE, encoded by the coding sequence GTGAAAAAGTTATTAGTGATACATACGGGAGGAACGATAAGTATGTCTGAAGATGAGTCTAATACTGTTAGTACTAATTCCACTAACCCTATTGCGACACACCAAGATATTATTAAGAAGTATGCTTTGATTGATGAGGTAATGCCATTTAATGTTCCCTCCCCGCATATCACCATCAATCATGTTAAAACATTAAAGTCAGTAATTGAAAATCAGCAAAACTCAAAGCATTATGATGGATTTATTATCACTCATGGTACTGATACATTAGAAGAAACAGCATTTTTACTTGATTTAACACTTTCAACGACTAAACCAGTCATTTTAACAGGTGCAATGCGTTCTTCAAATGAAATCGGATCAGATGGCCTTTATAATTTTATATCTGCAATTCGTGTCGCGATAACTGACGAAGCTAATCATAAAGGTGTTATGGTTGTTTTTAATGATGAAATTCATACAGCAAGAAATGTGACTAAAACACATACTTCAAATACAAATACATTCCAAAGTCCTAATCATGGGCCATTGGGTATCATTACAAAATTTGGGATTCAATTTCATCACCAACCTAACCCTCATCGACATCTTCAAAATATCAACCCAGAGTTAAATATAGCGCTAGTTAAAGCGCATATGGGTATGGAAAGTGAAATACTCGAATATTACGCCGAAAAAGAAATTGATGGCTTAATAGTTGAAGCATTAGGACAAGGCAATATCCCTCCTGCTGCACTCAAAGGATTGAATGCATGTCTCAAGAAAAAAATACCGATTGTAGTGGTATCTCGTTCGTTTAATGGCATAGTTAGTCCTGTTTATGCATATGATGGTGGCGGAAATGATTTATACCAAAAAGGTGTTATTTTTTCGAATGGGTTAAATGGGCCTAAAGCGAGATTAAAATTACTTGTTGCATTAAGTAACCAATTTCATAAAGAGGATTTGGCGCGTTATTTTTATGAATAA
- the ypdA gene encoding bacillithiol disulfide reductase YpdA, with translation MKTVESIIIGAGPCGLSAAIEQKKKGIETLIIEKGNIVNAIYNYPTHQTFFSSSDKLGIGDVPFIVEELKPKRNQALVYYREVVKHHQLKVNAYEEVLTVRKIDDHFTITTTKDVYQCRFLTVATGYYGQHNSLDIEGATLPKVMHYFKEAHPYFDQDVVIIGGKNSAVDAAIELEKAGARVTVIYRGDTYSPSVKPWILPNFDSLIRRGNVKMHFNSLVTQITEDSVTFETNGKEKTIANDYVFAMIGYHPDYEFLKTIGIDIHTNEFGTAPVYNNETFETNIENCYIAGVIAAGNDANTIFIENGKFHGIHIAQDIISKKQSPLES, from the coding sequence ATGAAAACTGTTGAAAGTATTATTATTGGCGCTGGCCCATGTGGCTTAAGCGCTGCGATTGAACAAAAGAAAAAGGGGATTGAAACACTCATAATCGAGAAAGGGAACATTGTAAACGCCATTTACAATTACCCTACTCACCAAACGTTTTTCTCATCAAGTGATAAGTTAGGTATCGGTGACGTACCGTTTATAGTAGAAGAACTCAAACCAAAACGAAATCAAGCGCTTGTGTATTATCGCGAAGTTGTTAAACATCATCAGCTAAAAGTAAATGCATATGAAGAGGTATTAACCGTTAGAAAAATTGATGATCATTTTACTATTACAACAACAAAAGATGTCTATCAATGTCGCTTTTTGACTGTTGCGACTGGGTATTACGGACAGCATAATTCGCTAGATATAGAAGGCGCGACACTTCCTAAAGTTATGCATTACTTTAAAGAGGCACACCCATATTTTGATCAAGATGTTGTAATTATTGGTGGGAAAAACTCTGCAGTAGATGCTGCAATAGAGCTAGAGAAAGCAGGTGCTCGAGTGACTGTGATATATCGTGGTGACACATATTCTCCATCAGTTAAGCCCTGGATTTTACCTAACTTTGATTCCTTAATAAGACGAGGAAACGTCAAAATGCATTTTAATAGCTTAGTGACGCAAATTACAGAAGATAGTGTCACTTTTGAAACAAACGGCAAAGAGAAAACGATTGCTAATGATTATGTCTTTGCGATGATAGGTTACCATCCTGACTATGAATTTCTCAAAACCATTGGTATCGATATTCATACGAATGAATTTGGCACTGCTCCTGTTTATAACAATGAAACTTTTGAAACTAATATAGAAAACTGCTATATTGCAGGTGTAATCGCAGCAGGTAACGATGCGAATACCATTTTTATTGAAAATGGAAAATTTCATGGTATTCACATTGCCCAAGATATCATATCTAAAAAGCAAAGCCCTCTAGAATCATAG
- the rpsA gene encoding 30S ribosomal protein S1: MTEEFNESMINDIKEGDKITGEVQQIEEKHVVVHVNGGKYNGIIPISQLSTHHIEDVNEVVKVGDEIGAYVTKIEVDEENETGSYILSKRQLEEEKSYEYLQQKLDNDETIEAKVTEVVKGGLVVDVGQRGFIPASLISTDYIEDFSDYEGKTLELKVEELDPENNRVILSRKAVEAAENAKKKEALLRSIKAGDVIEGKVARLTNFGAFIDLGGVDGLVHVSELSHEHVKSPEEVVSIGDTVQVKVRSVEQDSERVSLSIKDTLPSPFETIKENFNDGDIVEGKVMRLTNFGAFVEIGAGLQGLVHISEISHEHIGTPSEKLEVGQTVQVKILSIDSEAERISLSIKAALPKEETNEANEETTQKYTNPSNEEDNNPTLGDVFGDKFKNLNF, from the coding sequence ATGACTGAAGAATTCAATGAATCAATGATTAACGACATTAAAGAAGGCGACAAAATAACTGGTGAAGTTCAACAAATTGAAGAAAAACATGTTGTTGTTCATGTGAATGGTGGGAAATACAATGGTATTATCCCTATAAGCCAACTCTCAACACATCACATTGAAGATGTTAATGAAGTAGTTAAAGTTGGCGATGAAATCGGGGCGTATGTGACTAAGATTGAAGTTGATGAAGAGAATGAAACAGGTAGTTATATTCTTTCAAAACGCCAATTAGAAGAAGAAAAATCATACGAATATTTACAACAAAAACTAGACAATGATGAAACAATTGAAGCTAAAGTAACTGAAGTCGTAAAAGGTGGATTAGTAGTAGACGTTGGACAAAGAGGATTTATTCCAGCATCACTCATTTCAACTGATTATATCGAGGACTTTTCTGATTATGAAGGCAAAACACTTGAGTTAAAAGTGGAAGAGCTTGACCCTGAAAACAACCGCGTCATTCTGAGCAGAAAGGCTGTAGAAGCTGCTGAAAATGCGAAGAAAAAAGAAGCGTTGTTGCGCTCTATTAAAGCTGGAGATGTTATCGAAGGTAAAGTAGCACGTTTAACAAATTTTGGTGCTTTTATCGATCTTGGTGGTGTTGATGGTTTGGTACACGTTTCAGAACTGTCACACGAACACGTAAAATCTCCAGAAGAAGTAGTTAGTATTGGCGATACTGTTCAAGTTAAAGTACGTTCTGTTGAACAGGATTCTGAACGAGTATCTTTATCAATTAAGGATACTTTACCAAGCCCATTTGAAACAATTAAAGAAAACTTTAACGACGGCGACATTGTCGAAGGAAAAGTGATGCGTCTAACTAACTTTGGTGCTTTCGTTGAAATTGGGGCTGGCTTGCAAGGTTTAGTTCATATTTCTGAAATTAGCCATGAACATATTGGAACGCCTAGCGAAAAACTAGAAGTAGGCCAAACTGTTCAAGTTAAAATCTTATCAATTGATAGTGAAGCAGAACGAATTTCTTTATCAATTAAAGCGGCGTTACCTAAAGAAGAAACAAACGAAGCTAACGAAGAAACAACTCAAAAATATACTAATCCTTCAAATGAGGAAGACAACAATCCAACACTTGGTGATGTCTTTGGAGATAAATTCAAAAACTTGAACTTTTAA
- a CDS encoding heptaprenyl diphosphate synthase component 1, whose translation MNSSFKTLENQINIILAQLPQPNNLIINYEFSLILDKLNIPETAKTACLSIDTAMKHLDRISYYNYDRDAILIGDLLSAHYYQLLSELEDITFHMRMSQTIIKINELKSHIQHSKNDLSDYELYHTIFKIETMVIGTLNDIFNLNQDVSHIYEQIMNQLKVEHLTYLVHHTEDEIRAIIDILQNKQFLMETKI comes from the coding sequence ATGAATAGTTCTTTTAAAACGCTTGAAAATCAAATCAATATCATTTTAGCGCAACTTCCACAACCTAATAATTTAATAATCAATTATGAGTTTAGTCTTATTTTAGATAAGTTGAACATTCCCGAAACAGCAAAAACTGCTTGCTTGTCGATTGATACAGCTATGAAACATTTAGATCGCATTAGTTACTACAACTATGACCGTGATGCTATATTAATTGGTGATTTATTAAGCGCGCATTATTATCAATTATTATCAGAACTTGAAGATATCACATTTCATATGCGTATGAGTCAAACTATTATTAAAATTAATGAATTAAAGTCTCATATTCAACATTCAAAAAATGATTTATCAGATTATGAACTTTATCACACGATTTTCAAAATAGAAACAATGGTTATTGGCACACTTAATGATATATTTAACCTAAATCAAGATGTATCACATATATACGAACAAATCATGAATCAACTCAAAGTGGAGCACCTTACATATTTAGTTCATCATACGGAAGACGAAATTAGGGCAATTATTGATATTTTACAAAACAAACAATTTTTAATGGAGACGAAAATATAA
- the cmk gene encoding (d)CMP kinase encodes MTAINIALDGPAAAGKSTIAKRVASKLGMIYVDTGAMYRAITFYYLNQKQNFTNFKDLISQINLKLGYDEKKGQRVFINDSDVTDFLRENDVTEHVSYVASIEEVRSFLVDAQKQLAKEKGIVMDGRDIGTTVLPDAEVKVYMIASVEERAQRRLKDNELRGIESTLEQLKKDISKRDEYDMNREISPLKKAQDAIEIDTTGLSIDDVTEKIIDLTKPYC; translated from the coding sequence ATGACAGCTATAAATATCGCATTAGATGGCCCAGCAGCCGCTGGAAAGAGCACGATTGCCAAACGTGTAGCTTCAAAATTAGGAATGATTTATGTAGATACAGGGGCAATGTACCGTGCAATTACATTTTATTATCTTAATCAAAAACAAAACTTTACAAACTTCAAAGATTTAATTAGCCAAATTAATTTAAAATTAGGTTACGATGAAAAAAAAGGGCAACGTGTCTTTATCAATGATTCTGACGTAACAGATTTTTTGAGAGAAAATGATGTGACTGAACATGTTTCATACGTTGCCTCTATCGAAGAAGTTCGTTCATTTTTAGTGGACGCTCAAAAGCAACTCGCTAAGGAAAAAGGGATTGTCATGGATGGTCGTGATATCGGAACTACTGTACTTCCTGATGCTGAAGTGAAAGTATACATGATTGCTTCGGTAGAAGAGAGAGCTCAAAGAAGACTTAAAGACAACGAATTAAGAGGGATTGAGTCTACTCTAGAACAACTCAAGAAAGATATTTCTAAACGAGATGAATATGATATGAATAGAGAAATATCTCCACTTAAAAAAGCACAGGATGCTATCGAAATTGATACAACTGGACTTTCTATTGATGACGTGACAGAAAAGATAATCGATTTAACAAAGCCGTATTGTTAA
- a CDS encoding demethylmenaquinone methyltransferase, whose translation MMTNKANKEQVYKVFQNISNKYDSLNNIISFEQHKVWRKKVMKSMDVKPGSIALDVCCGTGDWTIALSKAVGHTGEVTGVDFSENMLKVAEEKTENISNIRLVQGDAMDLPFKDNTFDYVTIGFGLRNIPDYSKALSEMFRVLKPGGMVVCLETSQPTFPIFKQIYKVYFKFVMPLFGKFFAKSKEEYEWLQQSAFDFPDRKTLKRIFESENFQNVKIRSFTGGVAAMHLAYKPKSI comes from the coding sequence ATAATGACAAATAAAGCAAATAAAGAGCAAGTATATAAGGTATTTCAAAATATCTCTAATAAATACGATAGTCTTAATAACATTATTAGCTTCGAACAACACAAAGTATGGCGTAAAAAGGTCATGAAATCCATGGACGTTAAACCTGGATCTATTGCTTTAGACGTTTGTTGCGGTACGGGTGATTGGACTATTGCTTTGAGTAAAGCTGTCGGTCATACTGGTGAAGTCACAGGTGTCGATTTTAGTGAAAATATGTTAAAAGTTGCAGAAGAAAAAACTGAAAACATAAGCAATATTCGTCTTGTGCAAGGAGACGCGATGGACTTACCCTTTAAAGACAACACTTTTGACTATGTCACTATTGGTTTCGGTTTGCGCAATATTCCAGATTATTCAAAAGCACTTTCTGAAATGTTCCGTGTATTAAAACCTGGTGGAATGGTTGTATGTCTTGAAACAAGTCAGCCTACATTTCCTATTTTCAAACAAATCTATAAAGTGTACTTCAAATTTGTTATGCCACTTTTTGGAAAGTTTTTTGCAAAGTCTAAAGAAGAATACGAATGGTTACAACAATCAGCTTTTGATTTTCCAGATCGAAAAACATTAAAGCGTATATTTGAATCAGAAAACTTTCAAAATGTCAAAATACGTAGTTTTACAGGTGGTGTTGCAGCGATGCACTTAGCTTATAAACCTAAATCGATTTAA
- a CDS encoding polyprenyl synthetase family protein — translation MSKINVNQEIKKIENILKQLIQSNDPTLEIASHHLLSSGGKRVRPLFVILSSHIGQDKGNIAAYDVAAALELIHMATLVHDDVIDYSDKRRGNPTIEKKWDKPTAILTGNFLLAKAVEHLSNIKDYRIHQVLSSAILEVCRGELFQFQDQFRTKQSITNYLRRINRKTALLIQLATQVGAMTSNADEKTIQKMKMIGHNIGMSFQIVDDVLDFTSTEKKLGKPVGSDLRNGHMTLPVLLEMKRIPSFADKIEKLHPHASEAQFDECINQIRQSPVIQDSLDISQRYLHKAEVLLDSINNDDVKPLFKKLIKKLQTRMR, via the coding sequence ATGTCGAAAATAAACGTGAATCAAGAAATTAAAAAAATTGAAAATATCTTAAAACAGTTGATTCAGAGTAATGATCCCACACTTGAGATAGCTTCCCATCACCTTCTATCTTCTGGTGGAAAACGTGTCAGACCGTTATTTGTTATTTTAAGTAGTCACATTGGTCAAGACAAAGGGAATATTGCTGCATATGATGTTGCTGCTGCATTAGAACTTATTCATATGGCCACACTTGTTCATGATGATGTCATTGACTATAGTGATAAACGACGTGGTAATCCAACTATTGAGAAAAAATGGGATAAACCCACTGCAATTTTAACTGGTAACTTCTTGCTTGCAAAAGCTGTTGAACACCTTTCAAATATTAAAGACTATCGGATTCATCAAGTTTTGTCTTCAGCTATATTAGAAGTATGTCGAGGAGAACTTTTTCAATTTCAAGATCAATTTAGAACAAAGCAATCCATTACTAACTATTTAAGAAGAATTAATCGTAAAACCGCTCTGTTAATTCAACTTGCTACCCAAGTAGGTGCAATGACATCAAACGCTGATGAAAAAACTATTCAAAAAATGAAAATGATTGGTCATAATATTGGAATGAGTTTTCAAATTGTTGATGATGTTTTAGATTTTACAAGCACTGAAAAGAAATTAGGTAAGCCTGTCGGAAGTGACTTGCGTAATGGGCATATGACACTTCCTGTATTGTTAGAAATGAAAAGAATACCAAGTTTTGCGGACAAAATTGAAAAGTTACATCCACATGCCTCTGAAGCACAATTTGATGAATGCATTAATCAAATTCGTCAATCACCTGTCATTCAAGATTCTTTAGATATTAGTCAGCGTTATCTACATAAAGCTGAAGTGCTGTTAGATTCAATTAACAATGATGATGTTAAACCGTTATTTAAAAAATTAATTAAAAAGTTACAAACTCGAATGCGATAA
- the der gene encoding ribosome biogenesis GTPase Der, translating into MTKPVVAIVGRPNVGKSTIFNRIVGERVSIVEDTPGITRDRIYSSGEWLTHEFNIIDTGGIEIGDAPFQTQIRAQAEIAIDEADVIIFMVNVREGITQNDELVAQLLYKSNKPVVLAVNKVDNPDMRNDIYDFYALGFGEPFPLSGSHGLGLGDLLEEVAKHFKVDEPDPYDDDTIRLSLIGRPNVGKSSLINAILGEERVIVSNIAGTTRDAIDTEYSYDGQDYVLIDTAGMRKKGKVYESTEKYSVLRALKAIERSNVVLIVLDAEEGIIEQDKRVAGYAHEEGKAIVIVVNKWDTIDKDSHTMKKFIDDVRQNFQFLDYAQIAFVSAKERTRLKTLFPYINEASENHKKRVQSSTLNEVITDAIAMNPTPTDKGRRLKVYYATQVAIEPPTFVVFVNEVELLHFSYKRYIENQIRNAFGFEGTPIHIIARKRN; encoded by the coding sequence ATGACGAAACCTGTAGTTGCAATTGTAGGCCGTCCGAACGTAGGAAAGTCTACAATTTTTAATCGTATCGTCGGTGAACGTGTATCGATAGTTGAAGATACGCCTGGAATAACGAGAGATCGAATTTATTCGAGTGGCGAGTGGTTGACACATGAATTTAATATAATTGATACTGGAGGCATCGAAATTGGAGATGCGCCATTCCAAACGCAAATTCGTGCCCAAGCTGAAATTGCAATCGATGAAGCGGATGTCATCATTTTTATGGTAAATGTTCGAGAAGGCATTACTCAAAATGATGAATTAGTCGCACAATTACTGTATAAATCTAATAAACCAGTCGTCTTGGCTGTTAATAAAGTTGATAACCCTGATATGAGAAATGATATTTATGACTTTTATGCTTTGGGCTTTGGTGAACCATTTCCACTATCAGGTTCACATGGCCTTGGGTTAGGTGATTTATTAGAAGAAGTTGCCAAACACTTCAAGGTAGATGAGCCTGATCCTTATGACGATGATACAATACGCTTATCACTTATAGGACGCCCGAATGTTGGAAAATCAAGCTTAATTAATGCAATCCTAGGCGAAGAACGTGTTATTGTTTCAAATATTGCAGGGACAACTCGCGATGCAATTGATACCGAATATTCGTATGATGGACAAGATTATGTATTAATCGATACAGCTGGTATGCGTAAAAAAGGAAAAGTCTATGAATCAACTGAAAAATATTCAGTTTTACGCGCATTAAAAGCAATTGAACGTTCTAATGTTGTATTAATTGTATTGGATGCAGAAGAAGGTATTATCGAACAAGACAAACGCGTCGCAGGTTATGCTCACGAAGAAGGTAAAGCTATCGTTATAGTAGTCAATAAATGGGATACAATAGATAAGGATAGTCATACGATGAAGAAATTTATCGATGATGTTCGTCAAAATTTTCAATTCTTAGATTACGCTCAAATTGCGTTTGTTTCTGCTAAAGAAAGAACACGTTTAAAAACATTATTCCCTTATATTAATGAGGCGAGTGAAAATCATAAAAAGCGCGTTCAAAGTTCAACCCTTAACGAAGTCATCACCGATGCTATTGCTATGAATCCAACACCAACAGATAAAGGACGTAGACTCAAAGTATATTATGCTACACAAGTGGCAATTGAACCACCGACATTTGTGGTCTTTGTCAATGAAGTAGAATTGTTACACTTTTCTTATAAACGTTATATTGAAAATCAAATTCGAAATGCATTTGGTTTTGAAGGTACGCCTATTCACATTATTGCTCGTAAACGTAATTAA
- a CDS encoding LysM peptidoglycan-binding domain-containing protein, with protein sequence MSKDNFKDEFEKSRQEIKPKSDTPRSTQNKSDEEQQRFDREQQQFPPRSASRRHRKRDNQEGEAAPSKPSDDLKKESHKSSKRPGAAGGVVNKKKDKTASEDIPKNKKQEDKPKKNKDKAGLAGTVGAATTSSASTTSKKKDEREKSQKDENQATQQNHKSSKKALAATSAGTATGSAAHESTKSQNDKATEAKGDKAATTGAASTAKEDEPKESVANGSGGVFFSRILPIIAAILLLGTLAIFGGIYLFNQDHNDTNNQQVAQKEDSQSQQASDNDKSSAADKEDNNSKEDKSSSNRDDSSKDSENGSTNTQSDNNDPNNTNNVQQSLNNDQQANQYQQNNPYDPNAQQNQNVGNQTHTVSGQENLYRIAIQYYGSGTPENVEKIRRANGLNGNNISNGQQLVIP encoded by the coding sequence TTGTCAAAAGACAATTTTAAAGACGAATTTGAAAAGAGCCGTCAAGAAATTAAACCAAAAAGCGATACACCACGGTCAACACAAAATAAGTCCGACGAAGAACAACAGCGTTTTGATAGGGAGCAACAACAATTCCCACCACGAAGTGCATCTAGACGTCATCGAAAACGTGATAATCAAGAAGGTGAAGCAGCACCTTCAAAACCATCAGATGATTTAAAAAAAGAATCTCACAAGTCATCTAAAAGACCAGGTGCTGCTGGCGGTGTGGTGAATAAAAAGAAAGATAAGACGGCTTCTGAAGATATACCCAAAAATAAAAAGCAAGAAGACAAACCGAAAAAGAATAAAGACAAAGCAGGATTAGCCGGCACTGTTGGCGCGGCTACTACCTCTTCAGCATCTACTACATCAAAAAAGAAAGATGAAAGAGAAAAGTCTCAAAAAGATGAAAATCAAGCAACTCAACAAAATCACAAAAGTTCAAAAAAAGCGTTAGCTGCCACTTCAGCTGGGACTGCAACAGGAAGTGCCGCTCATGAATCGACAAAATCACAAAACGATAAAGCAACTGAAGCTAAAGGTGATAAAGCAGCGACAACTGGTGCCGCTTCAACAGCAAAAGAAGACGAACCAAAAGAAAGTGTCGCAAATGGATCCGGAGGCGTTTTTTTCTCTCGCATATTACCCATTATAGCTGCAATTTTACTTTTGGGTACTCTAGCAATATTTGGTGGCATTTATCTTTTTAACCAAGATCATAACGACACTAACAATCAACAAGTTGCTCAAAAAGAAGATAGTCAATCACAACAAGCTAGCGACAACGATAAATCTTCAGCAGCAGACAAAGAAGACAACAATTCAAAAGAAGACAAGTCTTCTTCAAATCGTGATGATTCATCAAAAGACTCAGAGAATGGTTCAACTAATACTCAATCTGATAACAATGACCCCAATAATACTAACAATGTACAACAATCTCTGAATAATGATCAGCAAGCTAATCAATACCAACAAAACAACCCCTATGACCCAAATGCTCAACAAAACCAAAACGTTGGTAATCAGACACATACAGTAAGTGGCCAAGAAAACTTATACCGTATCGCAATACAATATTATGGTAGCGGTACACCTGAAAACGTCGAAAAAATAAGACGTGCCAATGGTTTAAATGGAAATAATATAAGTAACGGTCAGCAACTTGTCATCCCATAA